The Pimelobacter simplex genomic sequence CGCCGCCGAGACCGTACGACGCGACGTGGCCCGCGGTCGCGGGGCCGCCCGCCGTCGCGCGTTCCGGCGCGGCACGGCCGGGCTCAGCCTGGCCGCCGTGGCCGTCGTCGGCGGGACCATCGCGGTCAACGCCGACCGCACGCCGGCGCCCGCGCCGATCACCGCCGCGCCGAACGACGCGCCGCGGCTCGTCGCCTACACCGGGCAGCAGCAGCCGGGCTTCGTCGTGACCAAGGTGCCGGCGGGCTTCGTGCTCGAGGGGGCGACGGCGTACAACCTCAACGTGGCGCGGGCCGACGACCACAGCGGGCTCGACGTGTTCAGCGACAAGCTGGTCGTGATGCTGGAGTCGCAGTCGGTGACCACGCCGCCCGAGGGGCGTCCGGTCCGGGTCGGCGACCACGACGGCCGGCTGCGCACGGCCGAGGACGGCGCCCAGGTGCTGACCTACGACGACGGCGAGCACCGTGTCGTCGTCCAGGCGTGGAAGTCGCTCGGGCTCTCCGACGAGCAGGTCGTCGAGTTCGCCGAGGGCGTCACCGTCACCGCGGAGGCTCAGGCCGGGGTCGGCTGAGCGGAGCTCTCGCGACAGCGATTCCCATTCCCGTGTGGTCGAAAGCAGGTGGTCACCTCCCGATGATGGAAGCGTGGCGAAACGGCGGATCACCTTCGAGCAGTACGCGCGCGAGCTCGGCGTCAACCTCCAGCGAGCGCGGGCCGCGCGAGGACTGAGCCAGGAGCGGGTGGCGCACCTGGCCGGGATCGCGGGCTACACGTACCAGAAGTTCGAGAAGGGAGAGTCCCGCCCGGGGCGGCCGATGAACCCGCAGCTCAGCACGCTGCTCGCGCTCAGCGAGGTGCTGGAGGTGCCGGTGGTCGACCTGCTCCCCGAGCGGACGCCCGACCTCGGTCTGTGACGAACCGGCCCCCGACGCAGAGCGTCGGGGGCCGGTTCGGCGAGGTGGCGTGGCTCAGGCCGCGTCGACCAGGGCCGGCTCGGTCGCGACGACCGGGGCCGGACCCTCCTGGCGCCGGGACCGCCGCTCCAGCGCGAGCCCGGCGATCGCCACGAGCGCGCCGACCGCGCTGACCGCCGCCGCGAACGCCAGCCCCGGC encodes the following:
- a CDS encoding helix-turn-helix domain-containing protein; translated protein: MAKRRITFEQYARELGVNLQRARAARGLSQERVAHLAGIAGYTYQKFEKGESRPGRPMNPQLSTLLALSEVLEVPVVDLLPERTPDLGL